The following coding sequences are from one Acidobacteriota bacterium window:
- a CDS encoding glycine--tRNA ligase, whose protein sequence is MSAPNIETIVSLAKRRGFVYPASEIYGGLGSSWDYGPLGVELANNIKRSWWNWAVYERDDIEGLDSSIILNRSVWKYSGHETTFSDPLVDCRECKSRLRQDKLDQNDEGKFVCSSCGSTNLTDPKDFNLMFRTTVGAASADDDPTSLAYLRPETAQGIFINFKNVLDTSRRKLPFGIAQIGKAFRNEVTPGNFIFRTREFEQMEIEYFVRPEEAATAHQEWIDGFDEWLWSVGISPENLKHYEQEKHELAHYSERTVDILYRFFPEREDEAKQWDELMGIANRTDYDLRVHSKKPEDAEGKRINPESTEDLSYFDTATNERFYPYIIEPSTGVNRTLLAVMMDAYSERTNDKGETRVILKLKPEMAPIKVAVLPLAKNKPEIVEMARRIKKDLQPSMRAVYDDTGGIGKLYARQDEIGTPFCVTVDHESLEDGAVTVRDRDTWNQERVNVDALAEYLRSRLVS, encoded by the coding sequence ATGTCTGCACCAAATATCGAGACCATCGTATCGCTTGCCAAACGCCGCGGCTTTGTTTATCCCGCATCTGAGATCTACGGCGGGCTTGGATCGTCTTGGGACTACGGCCCGCTCGGCGTGGAACTGGCGAACAACATCAAGCGAAGCTGGTGGAACTGGGCGGTTTATGAACGCGACGACATCGAGGGGCTCGATTCCTCGATCATCCTCAACCGCAGCGTCTGGAAATACTCCGGCCACGAGACGACCTTTTCCGATCCGCTCGTCGATTGCCGCGAGTGCAAATCCCGCCTGCGGCAGGATAAGCTTGACCAGAACGATGAAGGTAAATTCGTCTGCTCGAGCTGCGGTTCGACCAACCTGACCGACCCGAAGGATTTCAATCTGATGTTTCGGACGACCGTCGGTGCCGCATCGGCGGACGACGACCCAACTTCGCTCGCATATCTCCGCCCCGAGACGGCACAGGGCATTTTCATCAATTTCAAGAATGTGCTCGATACCTCGCGGCGAAAGCTGCCCTTCGGCATCGCCCAGATCGGCAAGGCGTTTCGCAACGAGGTGACGCCCGGAAATTTCATCTTCCGCACGCGCGAATTCGAGCAGATGGAGATCGAATATTTTGTCCGGCCCGAGGAAGCGGCGACGGCGCATCAGGAATGGATCGATGGATTTGACGAGTGGCTGTGGTCGGTCGGCATCTCGCCCGAGAACCTCAAACACTACGAACAGGAAAAGCACGAGCTTGCCCACTACTCCGAACGGACGGTCGATATCCTCTATCGCTTTTTCCCCGAACGCGAGGACGAAGCGAAGCAGTGGGACGAGCTGATGGGCATCGCCAACCGGACGGACTACGACCTTCGCGTGCACTCGAAAAAGCCGGAGGATGCGGAAGGGAAGCGGATCAACCCGGAATCGACCGAGGACCTTTCGTATTTCGATACGGCGACCAACGAGCGTTTTTACCCGTACATCATCGAGCCCTCGACCGGCGTCAACCGCACGCTCCTGGCCGTGATGATGGACGCCTACTCCGAACGCACGAACGATAAGGGCGAGACCCGCGTCATCCTGAAACTCAAGCCCGAGATGGCGCCGATCAAGGTCGCCGTCCTGCCGCTCGCGAAGAACAAGCCCGAGATCGTCGAGATGGCCCGCCGCATCAAGAAAGACCTGCAGCCCTCAATGCGTGCCGTCTATGACGACACCGGCGGCATCGGCAAGCTCTACGCCCGCCAGGATGAGATCGGCACGCCGTTCTGTGTCACCGTCGACCACGAATCGCTCGAAGATGGCGCCGTAACCGTCCGCGACCGCGACACCTGGAACCAGGAACGCGTAAATGTAGATGCGCTGGCGGAGTATCTGCGGTCGAGACTCGTCAGCTAG